GGAGGCGGTCATCGCGACCGTGCTGGCGTGGGTGCTGCTCGGCGAGCACCTGTCGGCGCCCCAGGTCGCCGGCGGAGCGGTCGTCCTGGTCGGCGCGTTCATCGCCCAGTCCTCGGCCCCCGCCAAGGGGTCCGCCGAGCCGGTGGCCGTGGGCGCCCCGGAACGGGAGTTGTCCGAGCACCGTACGTCCGCCTAAGGTGCCGGTCATGCCGTCCACGCTCGTTCTTCCGCCCCCGGCCGCCTGAGGCGGGCCTCCGGGACACCCGCCCGGCGCACTGCGCCGGGCCGGACGGTGCTGCCCGCAGATGAAGTCCGCGCGCCCCGCTGAAGCGGGCCGCCTTCGAACTTCCGCACCCCCGGGTGCGTTTCTGCGGAGAGAATCCCTTGACGACGTCGAACGCCGCTTCTGGCCTGCCCGTCGGGCGTGGCCTGCTCTATCTGATCATCACCGGTGCCGCCTGGGGCACCGCCGGCGCCGCCGCCGGCCTGGTCTACCGGACCAGTGACATGGGCGCCTTCGGGCTGTCCTTCTGGCGCTGCGCGCTGGGCCTCGTGCTGCTGCTCGCCGGACGGGGACTGCGCCCGCGCGTCCGCCCGGCCGCCGCCGAACCCCTGGTCCGCGGGGCCGGCCGGGTCCTCGCCACCGGCCTGGGTCTGGCGGTGTTCCAGACCGCCTACTTCGCCGCCGTGGAGTCGACCGGGCTGGCCGTGGCCACCGTCGTCACCCTCGGCGCCGGCCCCGTCCTCATCGCGCTCGGCGCCCGGCTGCTGCTCGGGGAACGGCTGGGCGCCGGCGGGGCGCTGGCCGTCGCCGGGGCGCTCGCCGGGCTGGCCGTGCTGACCTTCGGCGGCTCGGCCGCGACCGTGCGCCCGGCGGGTGTGTTCCTGGCGCTCGTCTCGGCCGCGGGCTACAGCGCCATGACCCTGCTGACCCGGTGGCGGGGGAAGGGCGGCGGCGCCGACGCCTCCGACACCACCGTCGGGGCCTTCGCGGTGACCGGCCTGTGCCTGCTGCCGTTCGCGTTGCACGAGGGCCTGCTGCCGCACACCGCCCACCCGGCCCGGCTGCTGTGGCTCGTGCTCTACATCGCCGCCGTGCCCACGGCGCTCGCGTACGCCCTGTACTTCGCCGGGGCAGCCGTCGTACGGTCCGCCACCGTCTCCGTGATCATGCTGCTGGAGCCGGTGACCGCGGCCGTGCTCGCCGTCGTCCTGCTCGGCGAGCGGCTGACGGCGACCACGGCGGCCGGCACCCTGCTCCTGCTCGGCGCCGTCGCGGGCCTGGCCGCGAGCGAGGCCCGCGGGGCCGGCCGCCGGGAGTCGGTCCCGGTGTGACGGCTCCGGTGTGATGGCTCCGGTGTGATGGCTCCGGTGTGATGGCTCCGGAGTGAGGGCTCCACCCCGCAGCGGCGTCGGCCAGTCCGGCGCCGCCGGGTCCTGCGGCCTTCTCGGCCGCTCCGGGTGCTACCGGGCCTTCAGGTAGTCCGGCAGCTCGACGCCCGGCGCCAGGTCGGCGTTGGGGACGGGGGCGCCGTAGCCCTTCTGGAGCGGGAGGACGCCGGCCCAGTGCGGCAGGGCGAGGTCCTCCGGGTCGTCGTTCGCGTCGCCGGTGCGGAGCTTGGCCGAGACCTCGTCCAGGTCCAGCCGGATCACCGCGGTGGCGGCCAGCTCCTTCTTGTTCGCGGGCCGGGAGTCGGCGGCCCGGCCCGGGACGACGTGGTTCACCAGCGCGTCCAGGGCCATCCGCCGCTCCTCGGGGTCGGTGACCTGGCGCGCGATGCCGTGCACCACCACGGAGCGGTAGTTGATGGAGTGGTGGAAGGCGGAGCGGGCCAGCACCAGGCCGTCCACGTGGGTGACCGTCAGGCACACCGGCAGGCCAGGGTCGGTCTCGCCGCTCATCCGCAGCGGACGGGAACCGGTGGATCCGTGCACGTAGAGACGCTCGCCGACGCGGCCGTACAGCG
Above is a genomic segment from Streptomyces fodineus containing:
- a CDS encoding pyridoxamine 5'-phosphate oxidase family protein; amino-acid sequence: MQGTTETEAAAYTPTDRTVPTRSMDRSSYDKELVHAILDEGYVCHLGFVRDGAPVVLPTLYGRVGERLYVHGSTGSRPLRMSGETDPGLPVCLTVTHVDGLVLARSAFHHSINYRSVVVHGIARQVTDPEERRMALDALVNHVVPGRAADSRPANKKELAATAVIRLDLDEVSAKLRTGDANDDPEDLALPHWAGVLPLQKGYGAPVPNADLAPGVELPDYLKAR
- a CDS encoding DMT family transporter; its protein translation is MTTSNAASGLPVGRGLLYLIITGAAWGTAGAAAGLVYRTSDMGAFGLSFWRCALGLVLLLAGRGLRPRVRPAAAEPLVRGAGRVLATGLGLAVFQTAYFAAVESTGLAVATVVTLGAGPVLIALGARLLLGERLGAGGALAVAGALAGLAVLTFGGSAATVRPAGVFLALVSAAGYSAMTLLTRWRGKGGGADASDTTVGAFAVTGLCLLPFALHEGLLPHTAHPARLLWLVLYIAAVPTALAYALYFAGAAVVRSATVSVIMLLEPVTAAVLAVVLLGERLTATTAAGTLLLLGAVAGLAASEARGAGRRESVPV